Within the Drosophila melanogaster chromosome 3R genome, the region AGCAGTTTCGATGACCTCATCGAGCTGACCAACAACTCGGAGCGTCTGATGGCCAGAGTCAATTCCAGCTTGGATGACCTAAACACCGCCCTCGACAACCTGGAGGCTCGAACGGACCGGGTTCTGGTCGAGATTCGGAGGCTAATCAGCTCGGAAATGCCGGCACAAGGTCCGCACGATGGATGTGGCGATCCAGATGCCAGGGCGTAGGCGGGCGAATGGCTGTGATACGTAATgtgataataaataaatgtattttattttcatatcgAAATCAATTGATGCTCAACTGCTCATAGGAATTGAAAAGTGATTGGTCGTAGCTCTTCTTCGGTTTCGAATCGAATGGGGATCGAAAACTTCGCGGGGGCATTGAGGCCATAGAGGCAGAAGATCCATAAAACGCCCgacagtttgtttgttttttatgagAACTGTAACCCTAGCACACAAATAATTAGTGAGCTATTTTTATGGATCTTCGGATGCGgggctgcgcatgcgcaatGCGCATTGAGCAGAAGTATCAAGGTGCTGGGGGTCTTCATCCACAATCTTAATTAgaatttacatacattttcaatatgcgtgtgtgtgtgtgtgtgtgtgtgttttgtattTGTGCACATGTTGCACTGCATTTGAAGATCTCGTCGTGCACTTAATCACTTGAGCCGTCGGCACCATATGGGGTCCTTTCTTTTACTTCTTGTTGTCTGTGCCCCGCGGCATCTGGTGCATGGTATATGTAGTAGACTGAGCGGTATAACCTGTTAATCAGATATGCagattgacccaaaaattatgCCACAAAGCAGCTGCTGGGCGACAGCGTTTAATTGACAATtaataaaacttttaatttgagCCCAATTGGCACATTGCACATtatggtaatggtaatggtagTGGGGTAGCATGGTAGTTGGTCAATTGGATAATGCCCACAGATCCCAGCCATTTGCACTGGTAATTCTTCATTAATCGGCTACGCAATCATTTACGTAAAGCGCAGAGCCACCAAACCTAATTGCAAGTTATGAATATCTCATCGGATATTAAATCGATGGCCATCGCTTAACTCCGACCAGCAACGACCACGATGACgatggaaataataatgagGATGACTGCGATGAATGGATTGAATGGCCTGAATGGTATCGTTCGACGACCATCCATCCGTCCGTTTATCCGTCCATTTGTCCGCTTGTCCGTCCGTTTGTCCGCTTGTCCGTACGGAAGTGGCGACACTTAATTGCGAATTGagtgcattttcaatttttattgaacCGGCGCCCAGTCGAGCATTATGCTGCGGTGTGGTATCATTAAATACTCGGttgctttgctgctgctgcgaagTATGCtacgaaaatgcaaattaccGAGACCGCccagagtgggcgtggcagttacTGCCATGTGCTCAttagcggtatctaccagacGATAACCAGCGTAGTAATCGATGGAATAACTTGTCTTCTTTATCAGTTGGAGCACATGCAAAAATATACTCAACCCATCATCGATGAAGTCAGTCTACAGAAGTCATCCCGCTATTTCGGtcgttaaaaaaataaatgaaatgggAGCTGTAACCTTCTTAACAATTATTTTGGTGACCTTGCTGGGTCATCGATCCAGTGCCCTGGAGTTCGAAGAGTGTGCCAGTGCTCCACAATTGGGAGTTTATGTCGCCAGCTCTAGCAATTGCTccaaatacatatattgtgCCGGTCCAGGATCCTTTGAGGCCGAGTGCTTGGATGGTCATTACTACGACGAAAAATTGGAACGCTGTTTGGATCGAAAGTTGGTGTCGAGATGCCGGGATCCCGTAGGCATAACCACTAAATCCCCCTCGATGGTCAAGAAGCCAGCTCAGAAAGCGGAACCATTGGCGATTACCCTGCGACTTTTACCCAATGCCGGACCATGTTATCCTTATATGGTCTGCTACGAGGGGGCTGGACTGGCCAAGGCCTGTACTCCTGCTCATCTAGTGTCCTGCAATCGCATGCAAACGCGAGAGAATATCATCAACTGCCAGGAGGGAGTCTATGGCTTTATGCCACATCCACGGAACTGCGCCTACTTCTACTACTGCTCCAGTGGCTCCAAGCTGGTCCATCGATGCCACTTGAACTACACTTGGCACTACGAACGGAGGTCCTGCGTCCAGCAGTCCGAGAGGATGTGCTACTCCGAACAACTTCGGCTTATACGAAATAAAATAGGAAAGGCCAACCGGACGTAATTCTAATGTTAGGATAtagatttaatttaagttaaaGATTCGTATAAATAGCTAAACATGTACACCTAGCGTAAGCAACAGTTGAATAAAGAACTGCAATTGGGAAACAAACAGGAGTAAATGCTTCTGGGTGGGGATGTGCCTTCTCCTGTGCCCTACTTCCAGTAAAACAGGTGGGAGCTGCGCACATCGAAGTGGTAGAAGCGAAGCAGCATGTAATCCTGCCACTTGGTGGGCAACAGTCTAAAGCAAGGCGACAACAATAATCGTTAGAAATAATCGCTGGTTACCTGGGCTAATTCAATTCTCACCTGAGCAGCCATACACTGAGTGCGAATATTTTTGGCACATACACCATGCGCTCGTTCAGCAACACGCCCTTGACAATCTTCTCGGCCACATATGGTGTGGGCAGTCCGGGATAGCTCTTGGCAATGCTAAATGTAGTAGCCGCATGAGACCAAGTGATCTGCCCAAACTATAAACCAATCTTACCCCGCATCACTGAGCAGTGGAAGATCTCCGCTGGTCCTCATCAGATAGGCATTGGCCACCGTGGTGCGAACGTAGTCACAGTCGGACAATCGCAGCTCAGCTCGCAGCGATTCCATGAAG harbors:
- the CG13838 gene encoding uncharacterized protein produces the protein MDSADEQLQLDLDRISMESRQASSFDDLIELTNNSERLMARVNSSLDDLNTALDNLEARTDRVLVEIRRLISSEMPAQGPHDGCGDPDARA
- the CG13837 gene encoding uncharacterized protein, which translates into the protein MGAVTFLTIILVTLLGHRSSALEFEECASAPQLGVYVASSSNCSKYIYCAGPGSFEAECLDGHYYDEKLERCLDRKLVSRCRDPVGITTKSPSMVKKPAQKAEPLAITLRLLPNAGPCYPYMVCYEGAGLAKACTPAHLVSCNRMQTRENIINCQEGVYGFMPHPRNCAYFYYCSSGSKLVHRCHLNYTWHYERRSCVQQSERMCYSEQLRLIRNKIGKANRT